The Armatimonadota bacterium DNA window GCATCGAGAGGTTTGAGAGAGCGCGGGTCGATCACCTCACAATCGATGCCTTGCTCGGCCAACTGCCGTGCAGCCGCCAGCGCAAAGTAGAGCTGCCGACTATAGGCGACCAGGGTAACGTCCTTGCCTTCCCGCTTGACATCGGCAACGCCGATGGGCAAGACATAGTCCTCGCTCGGCACCGGCCCCATCGCTCCGGAATAGAGAAGTTTATGCTCCAAGAAGACTACCGGGTTCTCTGAGCGGATGGCGGCTTTTAGAAGCCCCTTAGCATCGAACGGCGTGGCCGGCATCACGACGTAAAGACCGGGTATGTGCATCATCCATGCCTCCATCGTCCCGCTGTGGTGGGCGGCGATACAGCGCCCTACCCCGCCCTGCGACCGATAGACGACCGGCACGCTGGTCTTGCCGCCAAACATGAAACGATTGTACGCGGCGTTGTGCACAATCTGGTCGGAGGCAAGGGTAACGAAATCGACGTACTGAAACTCGACGACCGGTCTCATGCCTCTCATGGCCGCGCCGGCGCCTATGCCCGCGATAGCCAGTTCCGAGATCGGCGTGTCCATCGCTCGGCGGGCGCCAAACTCTTGAAAGAGTCCCTTTGTAGCCGCATAGGCGCCTCCGTACAGGCCAATGTCTTCGCCCATGACAAACACGCTCTCGTCCCGCGCCATCTCCTCTCGAAGCGCCTCGTTCAGCGCCTCGGTGTACAGTTTGATCGGATGAGGCGAATCGATCTGCTCTTTCTTGATCTTGGGCATCGGCGTCGGCGACAGGCGGGCAATGGCCTCTTCGATGGGCCGCACGCTCGCCTTTAGACGCGCCTCGTTCTGGATGAGCTTGGCCTGCTCTTCTTCCGGCGTCGGTGCGTAGACATAGCGTTCGATCTCGGCTACCGATGGAAACGGGCTGGCCTCGGCAAAGTCGAACGCGGCTTCGATCGCAGCTTGCGCCTGTGCTTCGACCGAGTTCATCTCCTCTTCGGAGGCCGTGTTGGCAAGCGCGCCTCTCAATCGCGCGATGCAATCCTTGCCCTTCCACTCGGCGACCTCTTCTTTGGTGCGATAGAACTGCTGGTCGCTCATGGAGTGGCCGAAGTATCGGTAGCAGAGGGCCTCTAACAGGATCGGTCCCGATCCGCTCCGTATCTCGTCGAGCGCCTGTTTGGTCGCCTCGCGCACCGCGAGCACGTCCATGCCGTCGATCCTGCGTCCGGGAATGCCATACGCCGCCGCGCGCTCGGCCACAGTTGGTACGGGGCTGCCGATAGGCGCTTCGGGAACCGAACGATCGAAGTAAGGCAAGCCCATCGCATAGAGGTTGTTTTCGCACAAAAAGAGCACGGGAAGGCGATGGATGGCGGCAAAATTGACCGATTCGTGAAAGGCGCCGTTGGCCACTGCGCCATCGCCAAAGAAGCAAAGCACGACAGCGCCA harbors:
- a CDS encoding dehydrogenase, with translation MKTQIALDKTSLLNDLRTMREIRAFDEKVYELVRGGKIKGAAHIYVGQEAVATGAIGALTKKDYITSTHRGHGHCGAIGNLWSANDEERQEHWNRMAAELLGRETGYCKGRGGSMHIADVERGNLGATGIVGGNIPIAVGAALAEDFRGSGAVVLCFFGDGAVANGAFHESVNFAAIHRLPVLFLCENNLYAMGLPYFDRSVPEAPIGSPVPTVAERAAAYGIPGRRIDGMDVLAVREATKQALDEIRSGSGPILLEALCYRYFGHSMSDQQFYRTKEEVAEWKGKDCIARLRGALANTASEEEMNSVEAQAQAAIEAAFDFAEASPFPSVAEIERYVYAPTPEEEQAKLIQNEARLKASVRPIEEAIARLSPTPMPKIKKEQIDSPHPIKLYTEALNEALREEMARDESVFVMGEDIGLYGGAYAATKGLFQEFGARRAMDTPISELAIAGIGAGAAMRGMRPVVEFQYVDFVTLASDQIVHNAAYNRFMFGGKTSVPVVYRSQGGVGRCIAAHHSGTMEAWMMHIPGLYVVMPATPFDAKGLLKAAIRSENPVVFLEHKLLYSGAMGPVPSEDYVLPIGVADVKREGKDVTLVAYSRQLYFALAAARQLAEQGIDCEVIDPRSLKPLDAACIANSVRKTGRLVVVSEGFPMCGVAMEIARQTMEHAFENGRTGFDYLDVKPELITELDTPVPMSEPLEDAFAPSVERIVQAALKVARG